The Kogia breviceps isolate mKogBre1 chromosome 4, mKogBre1 haplotype 1, whole genome shotgun sequence genome window below encodes:
- the MAN2B1 gene encoding lysosomal alpha-mannosidase yields the protein MGADARSSGVRAGGGRGAVGSRTSSWALWPPLPPLSFLFLLLLATPSAWAAGYQTCPKVEPDMLNVHLVAHTHDDVGWLKTVDQYFYGIQNDVQHAGVQYILDSVISSLLAEPTRRFIYVEIAFFSRWWRQQTNTTQEIVRNLVRQGRLEFANGGWVMNDEAATHYGAIIDQMTLGLRFLEDTFGSDGRPRVAWHIDPFGHSREQASLFAQMGFDGFFFGRLDYQDKSARKEKMEMEQVWRASASLKPPAADLFTSVLPNIYNPPDGLCWDTLCADRPFVEDPLSPEYNAKDLVHYFLQLATAQGQHYRTNHTVMTMGSDFQYENANMWFKNLDKLIRLVNAQQQANGSRVNVLYSTPACYLWQLNKANLTWSLKEDDFFPYADGPHMFWTGYFSSRPALKRYERLSYNFLQVCNQLEALAGPAANVGPYGFGDSAPLNEAMAVLQHHDAVSGTSRQHVANDYARQLAEGWGPCEVLLSNALARLSGSKEDFMFCRKLNVSVCPPTQTSESFQVTIYNPLGRKVDWMVRLPVSKHVFLVRDPSGTVVPSDVVMIPSSDSQELLFSAAVPALGFSIYSVTQVPGQSPQAHIHHPRSQKPWSRVLVIQNEYIRARFDPDSGLLMELENLDQNLRLPVHQAFYWYNASTGNSLSSQVSGAYIFRPSRQEPVLVSHWAQTHLVKTALVQEVHQNFSAWCSQVVRLYPGQRHLELEWTVGPIPVGDGWGKEVISRFNTVLETDGLFYTDSNGREILERRRDYRLTWKLNQTEPVAGNYYPVNSRIYITDGNVQLTVLTDRSQGGSSLSDGSLELMVHRRLLKDDARGVGEPLLEEGSGLWVRGRHLVLLDKARTAAAGHRLQAEKEVLAPQVVLARGGGAPYRLEVAPRTQFSGLRRELPPSVHLLTLARWGPETLLLRLEHQFAVGEDSGLNLSSPVTLDLTDLFSAFTITDVRETTLAASQLRSHASRLQWTPKTGPIPHPSPSRLVSTTITLQPMEIRTFLASVQWEEDG from the exons ATGGGCGCTGACGCGCGGTCTTCGGGGGTCCGCGCTGGCGGCGGCCGGGGCGCGGTGGGGTCCCGGACGAGCTCCTGGGCGCTGTGGCCACCGCTCCcgcctctctcctttctctttttgttgttgctggcGACGCCCAGCGCTTGGGCCGCGGGATACCAG ACATGCCCCAAGGTGGAGCCGGACATGCTGAATGTGCACCTGGTGGCCCACACACATGATGACGTGGGCTGGCTCAAGACGGTGGACCAGTACTTCTATGGCA TCCAGAATGATGTCCAGCACGCGGGCGTGCAGTACATCCTAGACTCGGTCATCTCTTCCCTGCTGGCGGAGCCCACCCGCCGCTTCATCTATGTGGAAATCGCTTTCTTCTCCCGTTGGTGGCGACAGCAGACAAACACAACGCAGGAAATCGTGCGGAACCTGGTGCGCCAGG GACGCCTAGAGTTTGCCAATGGTGGCTGGGTGATGAACGATGAGGCGGCCACCCACTACGGAGCCATCATCGACCAGATGACACTCGGGCTGCGCTTCCTGGAGGACACGTTTGGCAGCGACGGGCGCCCCCGTGTGGCCTGGCACATCGACCCCTTCGGACACTCAAGGGAGCAGGCCTCGCTGTTCGCGCAG ATGGGTTTTGATGGCTTCTTCTTCGGACGCCTGGATTATCAAGACAAGAGCGCGCGGAAGGAGAAGATGGAAATGGAGCAGGTGTGGCGGGCCAGCGCCAGCCTGAAGCCCCCCGCCGCGGACCTCTTCACCA GTGTGCTCCCCAACATTTACAACCCACCGGATGGTCTGTGCTGGGACACGCTGTGTGCCGACAGGCCCTTTGTGGAGGACCCACTCAGCCCTGAGTACAACGCCAAGGACCTGGTCCATTACTTCCTGCAGTTGGCCACTGCCCAG GGCCAGCACTACCGCACCAACCACACTGTGATGACCATGGGCTCAGACTTCCAATATGAGAATGCCAACATGTGGTTCAAGAACCTTGACAAGCTCATCCGGCTGGTCAACGCCCAG CAACAGGCCAACGGGAGCCGCGTCAATGTTCTGTACTCCACTCCAGCCTGTTATCTCTGGCAGCTGAACAAGGCCAACCTCACCTG GTCGCTGAAAGAGGATGACTTCTTCCCCTACGCCGACGGCCCCCACATGTTCTGGACCGGTTACTTTTCCAGCCGGCCTGCTCTCAAACGCTATGAGCGCCTCAGCTACAACTTCCTCCAG GTGTGCAACCAGCTGGAGGCGCTGGCGGGTCCAGCAGCCAACGTGGGACCCTATGGTTTCGGAGACAGTGCACCCCTCA ATGAGGCGATGGCCGTGCTCCAGCACCACGATGCGGTCAGCGGCACCTCCCGCCAGCACGTGGCCAATGACTACGCTCGCCAACTTGCCGAAGGCTGGGGGCCCTGCGAG GTTCTCTTGAGCAATGCGCTGGCGCGTCTCAGTGGTTCCAAGGAGGACTTCATGTTCTGTCGCAAGCTCAACGTCAGCGTTTGTCCGCCCACCCAGACCTCGGAAAGC TTCCAGGTGACCATTTATAACCCCTTGGGGCGGAAAGTGGATTGGATGGTGCGGCTGCCTGTCAGCAAACACGTTTTCCTCGTGAGGGACCCCAGTGGCACAGTTGTGCCTAGCGAT GTGGTGATGATTCCCAGCTCAGACAGTCAGGAGCTGCTTTTCTCAGCCGCAGTGCCTGCCTTGGGCTTCAGCATCTACTCAGTAACCCAGGTGCCTGGCCAAAGCCCCCAGGCCCACATCCACCATCCCAGATCCCAGAAGCCCTGGTCTCGTGTCTTGGTCATCCAGAATGAG TATATCCGGGCTAGGTTTGACCCTGACTCAGGGCTCTTGATGGAGTTGGAGAACCTGGACCAGAACCTCCGGCTCCCTGTTCACCAAGCCTTCTACTG GTACAACGCCAGTACAGGCAACAGTCTAAGCTCCCAGGTCTCAGGTGCCTACATCTTCAGACCCAGCCGACAGGAACCAGTGCTTGTGAGCCACTGGGCTCAAACCCACCTTGTGAAG ACAGCCTTGGTGCAGGAAGTGCACCAGAACTTCTCAGCCTGGTGTTCCCAGGTGGTTCGTCTGTACCCGGGACAGCGGCACCTGGAGCTGGAGTGGACGGTGGGGCCAATACCTGTGGG TGATGGCTGGGGGAAGGAGGTCATCAGTCGCTTTAACACTGTGCTGGAGACAGACGGACTCTTCTACACTGACAGCAATGGCCGGGAGATCCTGGAGAGGAG gcggGATTATAGACTCACCTGGAAGCTGAACCAGACTGAGCCAGTGGCGGGAAACTACTATCCAGTTAACAGTCGCATTTACATCACG GATGGGAACGTGCAGCTGACTGTGTTGACTGACCGCTCCCAGGGGGGCAGTAGCCTGAGTGACGGCTCCTTAGAGCTCATG GTGCACAGAAGGCTGCTGAAAGACGATGCACGCGGAGTAGGGGAGCCGTTGCTGGAGGAGGGGTCGGGGCTTTGGGTGCGAGGGCGCCACCTCGTGCTGCTGGACAAGGCCCGGACCGCGGCCGCCGGGCACCGGTTGCAGGCGGAGAAGGAAGTCCTGGCCCCGCAGGTGGTGCTGGCCCGAGGTGGTGGCGCCCCTTACCGCCTCGAGGTCGCCCCTCGCACGCAG TTTTCAGGGCTGCGCCGAGAGCTACCGCCTTCCGTGCATCTACTAACATTGGCCCGCTGGGGCCCGGAGACGCTGCTTCTGCGCCTAGAGCACCAGTTCGCCGTAGGGGAGGACTCGGGCCTCAACCTGAGCTCTCCGGTGACCTTGGACTTGACG GACCTGT